In the genome of Candidatus Izemoplasmatales bacterium, the window CTCCGCCGACGCGGCGGCCGTGATCCGTGGCCTCGACGGACTGTTCGGCTGGCGCATGTCGGCCGAAGACATGGCCGCCTTCGCCCTCGGCCACGGCGCCGACATCCCCTACTGCCTCGTCGGCGGCCCCGCCGCCGTTTACGGCGTCGGCGAGCGGATCGTCCCGGCGGACCTCGACCTGTCCGCCTGGTCCGTGCTGGTCGTCCATCCGAACGTCTTCACGTCGACCGAAAAGGTCTTCGCGGCGTGGGACGAGGGCGGATATCCGTCCGTTCCGTTCGCCGCATTCCGTGCCGCCGCAGCCGTGCAGAACGTTTCCGGGATGGTCGCGAACATGCGTAACGCGCTCGAACCGGCGACCTTCGCGATCGCTCCCGAAGTGGAATCCTGGAAGACGAAGATCGCCCGCGAACTGGGTCCGGAGGGCGTCGTCATGACCGGAAGCGGCTCGACGATCCTCAAGGCGTTCCTCGGAATAAGCGACGAAATCGCGCGTTTCATCGCCGAAAATGGCGAAAAATGTCGTATTTTCACGGCCAAATTCACAAAATAAAAGGGCAACCCCATTGGAAAAGGGTTTCGCTCATGCTATAATCCAGACCAGAGGTGTTAACATGTTGATTACCGAGGTCCGGGTCAA includes:
- the ispE gene encoding 4-(cytidine 5'-diphospho)-2-C-methyl-D-erythritol kinase — translated: MDRIDEKAYAKVNLFLNVVGKRPDGYHELEMFNATIDLCDDVAIARVPGLAGVRIDSNDRFLENGDNLITRVAAALLVRHGETTGVEIAIKKRIPAGAGLGGNSADAAAVIRGLDGLFGWRMSAEDMAAFALGHGADIPYCLVGGPAAVYGVGERIVPADLDLSAWSVLVVHPNVFTSTEKVFAAWDEGGYPSVPFAAFRAAAAVQNVSGMVANMRNALEPATFAIAPEVESWKTKIARELGPEGVVMTGSGSTILKAFLGISDEIARFIAENGEKCRIFTAKFTK